A single region of the Rhodospirillales bacterium genome encodes:
- the pseC gene encoding UDP-4-amino-4,6-dideoxy-N-acetyl-beta-L-altrosamine transaminase: MIPYGRQDISEHDIKAVVDVLKSDFLTQGPVIEKFERRMADYCGAKYAVAVSNCTTGLHLAYQSCGLRKGQRLWTSPNTFVSTANAALYCGADIDFVDINPHTYNMSPQALKAKLEKAKKENTLPDIVAPVHFSGRSCDLETMYTLSEEYGFDIVEDAAHCVGAAYKEKKVGSCVYSKAAVFSFHPVKIITTGEGGIITTNDEHVYQKLIYLRTHGITREPELMQKKDEGAWYFEQIDLGNNYRITDIQCALGLSQMDRLEEFVTQRRVLAQRYNKKLADLPLQLPTPCPDSKSSWHLYVIKLQPERSRREVFDLLREADIGVNVHYIPVHLHPFYRRMGFKEGDFPAAESYYAHALTLPLYPGLTFDQQDYICHQLETILTGHPHA; this comes from the coding sequence ATGATCCCCTACGGCAGACAGGATATATCCGAACATGATATTAAAGCCGTTGTTGACGTTCTTAAATCCGATTTTTTGACGCAAGGCCCCGTCATTGAAAAGTTTGAACGCCGGATGGCAGATTATTGCGGGGCAAAATATGCCGTAGCCGTCAGCAACTGCACCACAGGGCTTCATCTGGCGTATCAGTCTTGCGGCCTTCGGAAAGGCCAGCGCCTCTGGACGAGCCCCAACACGTTTGTTTCAACAGCCAATGCAGCGCTGTATTGCGGCGCGGACATCGATTTTGTCGATATCAATCCTCATACATACAACATGTCCCCGCAAGCATTGAAGGCAAAACTGGAAAAGGCGAAAAAAGAAAACACGCTCCCTGACATTGTTGCGCCTGTCCATTTTTCCGGCCGGTCCTGCGATCTTGAGACTATGTACACTCTCTCCGAAGAATACGGTTTTGATATTGTCGAAGATGCCGCGCATTGCGTTGGCGCGGCTTATAAAGAAAAGAAAGTGGGATCTTGCGTCTACTCAAAAGCTGCCGTCTTCAGTTTTCATCCGGTGAAAATCATTACAACCGGAGAAGGTGGAATTATCACAACCAATGACGAACATGTTTATCAAAAGCTCATATATCTGCGTACACACGGGATCACACGGGAACCGGAGCTTATGCAGAAAAAAGACGAAGGCGCATGGTATTTTGAACAAATTGACCTTGGAAACAATTACCGCATTACAGACATACAATGCGCACTGGGACTCAGCCAGATGGACAGGCTGGAAGAGTTTGTGACACAGCGGCGGGTGCTGGCACAAAGATACAATAAAAAACTGGCAGATCTTCCGCTTCAACTTCCCACCCCCTGCCCTGACAGTAAGTCAAGCTGGCATCTTTACGTGATAAAGCTTCAACCGGAAAGAAGCCGGAGAGAAGTTTTTGACCTTTTGCGCGAAGCGGATATTGGCGTAAATGTTCATTACATTCCTGTGCACCTGCATCCTTTTTACCGCCGCATGGGCTTTAAAGAAGGAGATTTCCCTGCGGCGGAAAGTTATTATGCTCATGCCCTGACCCTTCCGCTTTATCCGGGATTAACGTTCGACCAGCAGGATTATATCTGTCATCAACTGGAAACCATCCTGACGGGACATCCTCATGCCTGA
- the dprA gene encoding DNA-protecting protein DprA gives MTLAAPYQAPLEAPLSLSEKLDWLRLIRTDNVGPVTFYRLMQRYGSAGKALEALPELSRRGGKAKALTPPSKEVMEQEYQALQKLGGDFTCACEADYPLPLGACEDAPPVISFLGDKTLMRRKCLAMVGARNASLNGRKFAEKLSRELGQAGQTIVSGLARGIDTATHQGALETGTIAIVAGGLDIIYPRENTDLYKKICEQGLVIAESPLGMEPLARHFPRRNRIVSGLSAGVVVVEATVKSGSLITARMAAEQGRDVYAVPGHPFDPRAAGPNRLIKDGATLVQSAQDILQNLSNFTGASLREKPQFSWIPQEDILPVEDHEMPPENVQALLLQYLSQTPIAVDELVRSCHLTIPVVQTALLEMELAGRIERLPGGRIVLIH, from the coding sequence ATGACCCTTGCCGCGCCATATCAGGCCCCTCTGGAAGCCCCTCTTTCCTTATCGGAAAAGCTTGACTGGCTGCGCCTGATCCGCACGGACAATGTCGGCCCCGTTACCTTTTACCGCCTGATGCAGCGCTATGGCAGCGCAGGAAAAGCCCTTGAAGCCCTGCCGGAACTTTCACGGCGCGGTGGAAAAGCCAAAGCGCTCACCCCTCCCTCGAAAGAGGTCATGGAACAGGAATACCAGGCCCTTCAAAAGCTCGGCGGCGATTTCACCTGTGCCTGCGAGGCGGATTACCCGCTGCCTCTGGGCGCGTGTGAAGACGCCCCGCCGGTTATCTCCTTCCTTGGAGACAAAACGCTGATGCGGCGCAAATGTCTGGCGATGGTCGGCGCGCGTAACGCGTCCCTGAACGGACGGAAATTTGCAGAAAAACTTAGCCGCGAACTGGGACAGGCCGGGCAGACAATTGTTTCCGGCCTTGCCCGGGGAATCGACACCGCCACCCATCAGGGCGCGCTGGAGACGGGCACGATCGCAATCGTGGCAGGCGGACTGGATATTATTTATCCCCGGGAAAATACAGATCTTTACAAAAAAATATGTGAGCAAGGTCTGGTCATCGCGGAAAGTCCGCTCGGGATGGAACCGCTGGCCCGCCATTTTCCGCGCCGCAACCGCATTGTTTCCGGCCTTTCGGCAGGCGTGGTCGTGGTCGAAGCGACCGTGAAATCCGGCTCTTTAATTACCGCGCGCATGGCGGCCGAACAGGGACGTGACGTCTACGCCGTGCCCGGCCACCCCTTCGATCCCCGTGCCGCCGGCCCCAACCGCCTTATTAAAGACGGCGCCACTTTGGTCCAAAGCGCGCAGGATATTTTGCAAAACCTGTCGAATTTTACAGGAGCTTCCCTGCGCGAAAAACCGCAGTTTTCCTGGATTCCACAAGAAGACATTCTCCCCGTCGAGGACCATGAAATGCCCCCTGAAAATGTACAGGCTCTTCTCCTGCAGTATTTATCGCAAACACCCATAGCGGTTGACGAATTGGTGCGAAGCTGTCATTTGACTATTCCTGTGGTGCAAACCGCTTTGCTGGAAATGGAACTGGCGGGGCGGATCGAGCGCCTTCCGGGTGGCCGGATTGTATTGATACATTAA
- a CDS encoding NAD-dependent epimerase has translation MQKILVTGAAGFIGFHLSRRLCAEGKEVVGVDNLNDYYDVTLKENRLKELEPFENFRLEKADLEDKVSIDRIFEEFQPEAVVNLAAQAGVRYSIENPYSYINSNIMGFMNILEACRHHPVKHLVFASSSSVYGANTKLPFSVHDNVDHPISLYAATKKSNELMAHTYAHLYGIPCTGLRFFTVYGPWGRPDMALFKFTKALYEGKPIDIYNHGHMRRDFTYIDDIIEGVARLIDKPAAPHAGWNGDHPDPQNSNAPYRLYNIGNNNPVELMEMIRTLEEELGLKAEYNMMPLQPGDVPETYADVQALQEAVGFKPATPLRKGLQEFVSWYRAYYKLGNGPEREEAAKQG, from the coding sequence ATGCAGAAAATCCTGGTTACAGGGGCCGCCGGATTTATCGGGTTCCATTTAAGCCGCCGTTTGTGCGCCGAAGGCAAAGAGGTCGTCGGCGTGGATAATCTGAATGATTATTACGATGTGACTTTAAAGGAAAACCGTTTGAAAGAGCTGGAACCCTTTGAAAATTTTCGTCTGGAAAAAGCGGATCTTGAAGACAAAGTATCCATCGACCGGATTTTTGAAGAATTTCAACCCGAAGCCGTTGTGAATCTGGCGGCTCAGGCGGGCGTGCGCTACTCCATTGAAAATCCCTACAGCTATATCAACAGCAATATTATGGGATTTATGAATATTCTGGAAGCGTGCCGTCATCATCCGGTGAAGCATCTCGTTTTTGCCTCTTCGTCTTCCGTGTACGGGGCCAATACGAAATTGCCCTTTTCAGTGCATGACAATGTGGATCATCCGATCAGCCTGTACGCCGCCACGAAAAAATCCAACGAACTCATGGCGCATACTTATGCGCATCTTTACGGGATTCCCTGTACGGGCCTGCGGTTTTTTACGGTGTATGGGCCGTGGGGGCGGCCGGATATGGCTTTGTTTAAGTTCACCAAGGCCCTTTATGAGGGCAAGCCCATTGATATTTACAACCACGGCCATATGCGCCGCGATTTTACGTATATAGACGATATTATCGAAGGGGTTGCGCGCCTGATCGACAAGCCGGCCGCGCCGCACGCCGGCTGGAACGGCGATCACCCCGACCCTCAAAACAGCAACGCACCCTACCGTTTGTACAATATCGGCAACAACAATCCGGTGGAACTGATGGAGATGATTAGAACGCTGGAGGAGGAGCTGGGCCTCAAGGCCGAATATAACATGATGCCTTTGCAGCCCGGCGATGTGCCGGAAACCTACGCCGATGTGCAGGCCCTGCAGGAAGCCGTCGGCTTTAAACCTGCAACCCCTCTGCGGAAGGGGCTGCAGGAATTTGTGAGCTGGTACAGGGCGTACTACAAACTCGGCAACGGCCCGGAAAGGGAAGAAGCGGCGAAACAAGGGTAG
- a CDS encoding CoA transferase — MSLPLEGLRVLDLSRVLAGPVCTQILGDLGADILKIERPGQGDDTRKWGPPFMAGKDGEDTSESAYYLSCNRNKRSVTIDIAKPEGQKLVRRLLAKSDVLIENFKVGGLEKYGLGYDDLKKEFPALVYCSISGFGQNGPLAQEPGYDFLAQALGGLMANTGTPEGEPVKAGVALSDVMTGLYGTIGILTALHSRNATGKGQRVDLSLLDVTLAGMTNIAQYYLTSGQNAPRQGNAHATIVPYQSFKTQDGHVVVAIGNNGQFEKFCAFLGQESWAEDPLFSTNAARVKNREQLVPMIADIIAKKPTEHWVNALRDVDIPVAPVNTISQAFDMEQIQARGMKIAMDHPLSGEDIPLVGSPLKLSETPVSYRQAPPTLGQHTHEVLKDILDMKEADMERLENQGVI, encoded by the coding sequence ATGTCTTTGCCTCTTGAAGGACTTCGTGTTCTCGATCTCTCCCGCGTCCTGGCAGGGCCCGTTTGCACCCAAATCCTGGGGGATCTGGGGGCGGACATCCTGAAAATCGAACGCCCCGGCCAGGGCGATGACACGCGCAAATGGGGACCGCCTTTTATGGCAGGGAAAGACGGAGAGGACACAAGCGAAAGCGCTTATTATTTATCCTGCAACCGCAACAAACGCTCTGTAACCATCGACATCGCAAAACCGGAAGGGCAGAAACTTGTTCGCCGGCTTCTGGCGAAAAGCGATGTCCTGATCGAAAATTTCAAGGTCGGCGGCCTTGAAAAATACGGGCTGGGCTATGATGATCTTAAAAAAGAGTTTCCGGCGCTTGTCTATTGCAGTATCAGCGGCTTCGGCCAAAACGGCCCGCTGGCGCAGGAACCGGGCTACGACTTTCTGGCGCAGGCCCTTGGCGGCCTGATGGCCAATACGGGAACGCCCGAGGGAGAGCCGGTAAAAGCGGGCGTGGCCCTCAGCGATGTCATGACAGGGCTTTACGGCACGATCGGTATTTTAACCGCCCTGCATAGCCGGAACGCAACAGGCAAGGGCCAGCGGGTCGATTTGTCGCTTCTGGACGTCACGCTCGCGGGCATGACGAACATTGCGCAATATTATCTCACCAGCGGCCAGAACGCGCCGCGGCAGGGAAACGCCCATGCGACCATCGTGCCCTACCAGTCCTTCAAGACACAGGACGGACATGTCGTCGTCGCCATTGGAAACAACGGGCAGTTTGAAAAATTCTGCGCCTTTCTGGGACAGGAATCATGGGCGGAAGATCCGCTTTTTTCAACCAACGCCGCGCGCGTGAAAAACCGGGAGCAACTCGTCCCCATGATTGCGGATATCATTGCAAAAAAACCGACGGAACACTGGGTCAACGCCTTGCGGGACGTCGACATCCCCGTGGCGCCGGTCAATACCATAAGTCAGGCCTTTGACATGGAACAAATTCAGGCCCGCGGCATGAAGATCGCCATGGACCATCCCCTGTCCGGCGAAGACATTCCTCTGGTCGGCAGCCCGTTAAAACTCTCCGAAACCCCCGTATCCTACCGGCAGGCGCCGCCCACGCTGGGACAACATACACACGAGGTTCTGAAAGACATTCTGGACATGAAAGAAGCGGACATGGAAAGACTGGAAAATCAGGGCGTCATATAA
- the plsY gene encoding glycerol-3-phosphate 1-O-acyltransferase PlsY, with protein sequence MELFFSALFGYLLGSIPFGLVLARLGGYGDIREIGSGNIGATNVLRTGSKPLALATLLLDSGKGAIAVLMTLYFIDFNAAMLAGFGAILGHLFPVWLKFKGGKGVATALGTLVALAPYIGLSACGLWLLTALVFRISSLSALVAIGFTPLIAHILYDDANLSGLCALIAALVYLKHRANIKRLFKGDEPKIGKKK encoded by the coding sequence ATGGAACTCTTTTTTTCAGCACTCTTTGGCTATCTTCTGGGATCCATCCCTTTTGGCCTTGTCCTGGCGCGCCTTGGCGGATATGGCGATATCCGGGAAATCGGCTCCGGCAATATCGGCGCGACGAATGTTTTAAGAACGGGCAGCAAACCCCTGGCCCTTGCAACTCTCCTTCTGGATAGCGGCAAAGGCGCCATTGCGGTCCTTATGACGCTCTATTTTATCGACTTTAACGCGGCCATGCTCGCAGGATTCGGCGCCATACTGGGACATCTCTTCCCCGTCTGGCTCAAATTCAAAGGCGGCAAAGGCGTGGCCACGGCGCTGGGCACGCTGGTTGCGCTGGCTCCTTATATCGGCCTGAGTGCCTGCGGCCTCTGGCTTTTGACCGCGCTGGTCTTTCGCATTTCGTCTTTGTCCGCCCTCGTAGCGATCGGCTTTACCCCTTTGATTGCACATATCTTGTATGATGATGCCAATCTCTCCGGCCTGTGCGCCCTCATCGCCGCGCTGGTTTATTTGAAGCACCGCGCCAATATCAAACGCCTTTTCAAAGGGGACGAACCGAAGATAGGGAAAAAGAAATGA
- a CDS encoding prepilin peptidase, with the protein MLYGIAFLCLIGAVGLLAVLSVIDLKIRLLPNKYVLTFALLGLLFHFVTAARYLSPQDIVTGAALGFGSLYLLRMAANAYYKMDAFGLGDVKLMGAAGLWLGVDGILISLTLGAFAGLLHGLGYGFYTHFRDKTPLDFHNLAIPAGPGFAIGIVLTGIWIYQDFIKDFSHVFAS; encoded by the coding sequence ATGCTCTATGGAATTGCTTTTCTTTGCCTGATCGGCGCTGTGGGTCTTCTGGCGGTGTTATCCGTCATCGACCTGAAAATCCGCCTGCTCCCGAACAAATATGTTCTCACCTTCGCCCTGCTGGGACTCCTTTTTCATTTCGTCACCGCCGCGCGCTATCTTTCGCCGCAGGACATTGTGACAGGCGCCGCTCTTGGATTTGGAAGCCTCTATCTTCTGCGAATGGCGGCAAACGCGTACTACAAAATGGACGCTTTCGGTCTGGGAGACGTGAAGCTCATGGGCGCCGCCGGCTTATGGCTTGGCGTAGACGGCATTCTTATTTCCCTGACGCTCGGCGCCTTTGCCGGGCTTCTACACGGCCTTGGATACGGCTTCTACACCCATTTTCGTGACAAAACCCCGCTCGACTTTCACAATCTGGCTATTCCCGCGGGTCCCGGCTTTGCCATCGGCATTGTCTTGACCGGCATCTGGATATATCAGGATTTCATAAAGGATTTCAGCCATGTCTTTGCCTCTTGA
- the topA gene encoding type I DNA topoisomerase: MDAPNIVIVESPAKAKKIEGYLGPGYKVLASYGHVRDLVNKDGSVLPDENFAMKWELGERAAKTVNEIKRAVEKADAVYLAPDPDREGEAIAWHVKKILEDAGLLKGRNVYRVTFNEITKTAVKEAFDHARTLDHALIDSYLARRALDYLVGFNLSPILWRKLPGSRSAGRVQSVALRLISEREAEIEKFNAQEYWSIETLLHNKDGAPFTARLTHLSGNKLDKMDIGTEEEALKAEKRIREKKLSIQSVEKKQVRRNPPAPFITSSLQIEAARKLGFSASNTMRIAQRLYEAGLITYMRTDGTDLSQEAVQQARGQIKSDYGDKYLPEAPRLYKSKAKNAQEAHEAIRPTDLSLLPGGKDAPSEEDQRKLYDLIWKRTMASQMENAVLDQVRVDISDGTDDVVLRANGSVISFDGFLTLYHEEQSEDEEDADQEKFLPELAQGEPSKLMEVRPAQHFTQPPPRYTEASLVKKMEELGIGRPSTYASILQVLRDRSYVTMDRKRFVPEDRGRIVTTFLARFFTRYVDYDFTANLEEELDAIASGKVGWQETLRQFWIDFSKAVDETKELRITEVIDHLDAELAPHFFHNGEKDRICPACTEAGRKEGRLSLKLGKFGAFIGCTNYPDCRFTKPLVVPGKDGNENEGAELANNPKILGEDPDTGRAVSLRRGPYGPYVQIDAPEETAEEKAAYQEKLDAYEERYAKRVEAAEKKGKEAPKKPKAPKKPAKKPKRQGLPAGVAIEDVTLEKALELLSLPREIGPHPETGKMITAGIGRFGPFVNHDGKFASIPKDEDVMSIGMNRAVDLIAKKQERDAAKAAKSAEKSAAPKPKKKTPAKKKKAARKKPAPKKTAKK, encoded by the coding sequence TTGGACGCTCCAAACATTGTCATCGTTGAATCGCCCGCCAAGGCCAAAAAAATCGAGGGTTATCTCGGCCCCGGCTACAAGGTTCTGGCCTCTTACGGACATGTGCGGGATCTGGTGAACAAAGACGGCTCCGTCCTGCCCGATGAAAATTTTGCCATGAAGTGGGAACTGGGCGAACGGGCGGCCAAGACCGTGAATGAAATCAAACGCGCCGTCGAAAAAGCCGATGCGGTCTATCTCGCCCCCGACCCCGACCGCGAAGGGGAAGCCATTGCGTGGCACGTCAAAAAAATTCTGGAGGATGCGGGCCTGCTGAAAGGCCGGAACGTCTACCGCGTGACCTTTAACGAAATCACCAAAACGGCGGTCAAGGAAGCGTTTGACCATGCCCGCACGCTGGATCATGCGCTCATCGATTCCTATCTGGCCCGGCGGGCGCTGGATTACCTTGTGGGATTTAACCTCTCCCCTATTCTTTGGCGCAAGCTCCCCGGCTCCCGTTCAGCGGGGCGCGTGCAGTCGGTCGCCCTGCGCCTGATCAGCGAACGCGAAGCGGAAATCGAAAAATTCAACGCGCAGGAATACTGGTCGATCGAAACCCTGCTGCACAATAAAGACGGCGCGCCTTTTACGGCGCGGCTGACACACCTGTCCGGCAACAAGCTGGACAAGATGGATATCGGCACCGAAGAAGAGGCCCTAAAAGCCGAAAAGCGAATCCGGGAGAAGAAGCTTTCCATCCAGAGCGTCGAGAAAAAACAGGTGCGGCGAAACCCGCCGGCCCCTTTTATCACCTCTTCCCTGCAAATCGAGGCTGCCCGCAAGCTCGGCTTTTCCGCTTCCAACACAATGCGGATTGCCCAGCGGCTCTACGAAGCCGGTCTGATTACCTATATGCGGACCGATGGAACGGATCTGTCTCAGGAAGCCGTGCAGCAGGCAAGAGGGCAAATTAAAAGCGATTACGGCGATAAATATCTTCCGGAAGCGCCGCGCCTTTATAAATCCAAGGCCAAAAACGCTCAGGAAGCCCACGAAGCCATCCGCCCGACGGATTTAAGCCTGCTGCCGGGCGGGAAAGACGCGCCTTCGGAAGAAGATCAGCGCAAGCTTTATGACCTCATCTGGAAACGCACCATGGCCTCCCAGATGGAAAACGCCGTTTTGGACCAGGTCCGCGTCGATATTTCGGACGGAACGGATGATGTGGTTTTAAGGGCCAACGGCTCCGTCATCTCTTTTGACGGATTTTTGACCCTGTATCACGAGGAACAGTCCGAAGACGAAGAAGACGCGGATCAGGAAAAATTCCTGCCCGAACTTGCGCAAGGGGAGCCCTCCAAACTCATGGAAGTGCGCCCCGCGCAGCATTTCACCCAGCCGCCGCCGCGTTACACCGAAGCCTCGCTGGTCAAGAAAATGGAAGAACTCGGGATTGGCCGCCCTTCAACCTATGCCTCGATCCTGCAGGTCCTGCGGGACCGTTCCTACGTGACGATGGACCGCAAGCGCTTTGTCCCGGAGGACCGGGGACGGATCGTGACCACTTTTCTCGCGAGGTTCTTCACCCGCTATGTCGATTACGATTTCACCGCCAATCTGGAAGAAGAGCTGGACGCCATTGCCTCCGGCAAGGTGGGCTGGCAGGAAACACTGCGCCAGTTCTGGATTGATTTCTCGAAAGCCGTAGATGAAACAAAAGAACTGCGCATCACGGAAGTCATTGACCATCTGGATGCAGAACTGGCCCCCCATTTCTTCCATAACGGCGAAAAAGACAGGATATGCCCCGCCTGCACCGAAGCCGGGCGCAAGGAAGGGCGGCTGTCCCTCAAGCTTGGGAAATTCGGCGCCTTTATCGGCTGCACCAATTATCCCGATTGCCGCTTTACCAAACCCCTGGTTGTCCCGGGCAAGGACGGAAATGAAAACGAAGGCGCGGAACTCGCAAACAACCCGAAAATATTGGGTGAAGACCCAGATACGGGACGGGCCGTATCTTTAAGAAGAGGTCCTTACGGCCCTTATGTCCAGATTGATGCGCCCGAAGAAACCGCCGAGGAAAAAGCGGCCTATCAGGAAAAACTCGACGCTTATGAAGAGCGTTACGCCAAGCGCGTTGAGGCCGCCGAGAAAAAAGGCAAAGAGGCGCCTAAAAAACCGAAAGCGCCTAAAAAACCTGCCAAAAAACCAAAACGCCAGGGGCTTCCCGCAGGCGTTGCCATTGAAGACGTCACGCTGGAAAAAGCGCTGGAGCTTTTGTCCCTGCCGCGGGAGATCGGACCGCATCCCGAAACGGGCAAAATGATTACGGCCGGAATCGGGCGCTTTGGCCCGTTTGTCAATCACGACGGCAAATTCGCCTCCATTCCCAAGGACGAAGACGTGATGTCTATCGGCATGAACAGGGCCGTGGATTTGATCGCCAAAAAACAGGAACGCGACGCTGCAAAAGCCGCCAAATCCGCTGAAAAAAGCGCGGCGCCGAAACCGAAAAAGAAAACGCCGGCAAAGAAGAAAAAAGCGGCCAGGAAGAAACCGGCCCCTAAAAAGACCGCGAAAAAGTAA
- the pseB gene encoding UDP-N-acetylglucosamine 4,6-dehydratase (inverting), giving the protein MFENQSILVTGGTGSFGKNFIRYILDHYKPRRLIVFSRDEQKQFEMSHEFNAPCMRYFIGDVRDLDRLLMAMDGVDYVVHAAALKIVPTAEYNPMECVKTNINGAENVIRAATACGVKKTVALSTDKAANPINLYGATKLASDKIFVAANNIKGAKKCMFSVVRYGNVVGSRGSILPFFRKLIAQGAKELPITDERMTRFWITLDQGVLFVINAFQRMQGGEIFVPKIPSLKMTDLALSLAPDLPHKIIGIRPGEKLHEVMCPKDDCFRTIEFDDYFVIAPTINFNEEIDYFSNPQGGKGILVPDGFEYNSLDNTHYLSVEESRDLNKAIQ; this is encoded by the coding sequence ATGTTTGAGAACCAGTCAATTTTAGTCACAGGCGGGACAGGGTCTTTCGGAAAAAACTTTATCCGGTACATTCTGGATCATTATAAGCCAAGACGCCTTATCGTTTTTTCCAGGGACGAACAGAAACAGTTTGAAATGTCGCATGAGTTCAATGCCCCCTGCATGCGATATTTTATTGGAGATGTCCGCGATCTGGACCGTCTGCTTATGGCTATGGATGGTGTGGATTATGTCGTGCACGCCGCTGCGTTGAAAATCGTTCCGACGGCGGAATACAACCCCATGGAATGTGTGAAAACGAATATAAACGGCGCAGAAAATGTTATTCGGGCAGCAACGGCTTGCGGCGTGAAAAAAACGGTGGCCCTTTCGACGGACAAGGCCGCCAATCCGATCAATTTGTACGGCGCAACCAAACTTGCTTCCGACAAGATTTTTGTTGCCGCAAATAATATCAAAGGAGCCAAAAAGTGCATGTTCAGTGTGGTGCGTTACGGCAATGTCGTTGGGTCCAGAGGCTCAATTTTGCCGTTTTTTAGGAAACTGATTGCACAGGGCGCAAAAGAACTCCCCATTACAGATGAACGAATGACGCGATTTTGGATCACGCTTGATCAGGGTGTTTTATTTGTCATCAACGCTTTTCAGCGCATGCAGGGGGGAGAAATATTCGTGCCGAAAATCCCGTCCCTTAAAATGACGGATCTGGCCTTATCCCTCGCACCGGACCTGCCCCATAAAATAATAGGAATCCGCCCCGGCGAAAAACTGCATGAGGTCATGTGCCCGAAAGACGATTGTTTCCGAACCATAGAGTTCGACGACTATTTTGTTATTGCACCAACGATTAATTTTAATGAAGAGATCGACTATTTTTCAAATCCTCAGGGGGGAAAAGGCATCCTTGTCCCGGACGGATTCGAATATAATTCTCTGGATAACACACATTATTTGAGCGTTGAAGAAAGCAGAGACTTAAACAAGGCTATTCAATGA
- a CDS encoding aspartate carbamoyltransferase catalytic subunit, translating to MQKPFQKVDRGAFGHKHLIGIKDLGKKEIEIILDLADYYADRLDDRKFKPHILEDRIVLTLFFEDSTRTRTSFEMAAKRLGADVVNMNIQTSSVNKGESLLDTIQTLEAMLRPDAIIIRHKEYGAPGFVASKVACPVINAGDSWHEHPTQALLDALTIRRRLGKIEGLTIAICGDIAHSRVAASNMILLRKMGARVRIVAPPALIPESFPVEDIETFENMKDGLKDCDIVMMLRNQTERMQSGLIKSDADFFRQYGLSYEKLAFAKPEAFVMHPGPINREVEIAGDVADDPDRSLILQQVRNGVPTRMAVLDLLLKDRS from the coding sequence ATGCAAAAACCTTTTCAAAAAGTCGACCGCGGCGCCTTCGGGCACAAACATCTCATCGGGATTAAAGATCTCGGCAAAAAGGAAATCGAAATCATTCTGGATCTGGCCGATTATTACGCCGACCGTCTGGACGACCGCAAATTCAAACCCCATATCCTCGAAGACCGGATTGTCCTCACGCTGTTTTTCGAAGATTCAACGCGCACCCGCACCTCCTTTGAAATGGCCGCCAAGCGGCTGGGCGCGGACGTGGTGAACATGAACATTCAAACATCTTCCGTCAATAAGGGCGAGAGCCTGCTGGACACCATCCAGACGCTGGAGGCCATGCTGCGCCCGGACGCCATTATTATCCGGCACAAGGAATACGGCGCGCCGGGCTTTGTGGCTTCGAAAGTGGCCTGCCCCGTCATCAATGCAGGGGATAGCTGGCACGAACATCCGACGCAGGCCCTGCTGGACGCCCTCACCATCCGCCGCCGTCTGGGAAAAATAGAAGGGCTGACCATCGCCATTTGCGGCGACATCGCCCATAGCCGCGTGGCGGCCTCCAACATGATCCTCCTGCGTAAAATGGGCGCCCGTGTCCGTATTGTCGCCCCGCCCGCGCTCATCCCGGAAAGCTTCCCCGTCGAAGATATTGAAACCTTCGAAAACATGAAAGACGGCCTCAAAGACTGCGATATCGTTATGATGCTGCGCAACCAGACGGAGCGCATGCAATCCGGCCTGATTAAATCGGATGCCGATTTCTTCCGGCAATACGGCCTGTCTTACGAAAAGCTGGCCTTTGCGAAGCCCGAAGCTTTCGTTATGCACCCCGGCCCCATAAACCGCGAAGTCGAAATCGCAGGCGATGTCGCCGACGATCCGGATCGCAGCCTGATTTTACAGCAAGTCCGCAACGGGGTTCCCACCCGCATGGCCGTTCTGGATTTGCTGCTGAAAGACCGGTCATGA